The Streptomyces sp. V3I7 genome segment CGACCGCGACCGGGCGGGCGCCCATCGCGATGATGTCGCGGACGATGCCGCCCACGCCCGTGGCCGCGCCCTGGTAGGGCTCGACGTAGGAGGGGTGGTTGTGCGACTCGACCTTGAAGGTCACGGCGTAGCCCTGACCGACGTCCACGACGCCCGCGTTCTCGCCGATACCGACGAGCATGGCGTCGGACTCGGGGGCCTTCTCGCCGAACTGGCGCAGGTGGACCTTGGAGGACTTGTACGAGCAGTGCTCGGACCACATGACCGAGTACATGGCGAGCTCGGCGCCGGTCGGGCGGCGGCCGAGGATCTCCACGACGCGCTCGTACTCGTCCTTCTTCAGGCCGAGTTCGGCCCAGGGCAGCTCGACATCGGGGGTCGCGGCCGCGTGCTCGACCGTGTCCAGAGGCGTGCGGCTCATGCGTTGACCAGCTTCTTGAGGATCGAGGTGAAGAAGGGGAGGCCGTCGGTGCGGCCCGTACCGATCAGCGGCTCGACGGCGTGCTCGGGGTGCGGCATGAGGCCGACGACGTTCCCGGCCTCGTTGGTGATGCCGGCGATGTCGTTGAGCGAGCCGTTGGGGTTGAAGTCCAGATAGCGGAAGACGACCCGGCCCTCCGCCTCCAGCTTGTCCAGCGTGTACGCGTCGGCGACGTACCGGCCGTCCATGTTCTTCAGCGGGATGTGGATCTCCTGGCCCTGGCGGTAGTCGCCGGTCCAGGCCGTCTCCGCGTTCTCCACCCGCATCTTCTGGTCGCGGCAGATGAAGTGGAGGTGGTTGTTGCCGAGCATCCCGCCCGGGAGGAGGTGAGCCTCGGTGAGGACCTGGAAGCCGTTGCAGATACCGAGGACCGGAAGCCCGGCCTTCGCCTGCTCGATGACGGTCTCCATCACCGGCGAGAAGCGGGAGATGGCCCCGGCGCGCAGATAGTCGCCGTATGAGAAACCACCGGGCAGCACCACGGCGTCGACCTGCTTGAGGTCCTTGTCCTTGTGCCACAGGGCAACCGGTTCGGCGCCCGCGAGGCGGATCGCGCGCTGTGTGTCCCGGTCGTCGAGGCTTCCGGGAAAGGTGACGACGCCAATACGAGCGGTCACTTCGCCGCCTCCGCGACTTCCTCCACCTTGACGGTGAAGTCCTCGATCACGGTGTTGGCGAGGAAGGATTCCGCGAGTTCACGGATGCGAGCGAGCGCGGCCTCGTCGACCGGCCCGTCAACTTCCAGTTCGAATCGCTTTCCCTGACGGACGTCCGAGATCCCTTCGAAACCCAGACGCGGCAGCGCACGCTGGACCGCCTGGCCCTGGGGGTCGAGGATCTCCGGCTTGAGCATGACGTCGACTACGACGCGTGCCACTGGCACTCCCGGTGTGTGGTGCTGAGCAGGTTCCTTCAGACTACCCGTACAAAATTTCTACGCGAGTAGAGTTGGAGGAACCTACGTGACGGCCGTCACGACCGACCCTTGAGCGGAGACCTTCGCCAAAAATTCTCGGAAAGTTCGACGATCCCCCCAGGATGCCTATTGTGCTGGGACACGCGGATGGATTTAGTCGGGCTTCACTTTGCAATGGCGAGCACTGTACAAATGAATTGGCAATAGCCGATACTTTGCCCAATAACTGGCTGACAGTCGACAACTCCGTCGTAACGCCGGGACGTCTTGGCACGTCATCGGTGACGGGGGTGTCGCACGAAGGGACCGATATTCGTGGCGCAGAAGGTCGTGGTCACGCTCTTTGACGACATCGACGGCTCGGAAGCGGCGGAAACGATCGCCTTCGGGCTGGACGGCAAGTCGTACGAGATCGACCTGAATCCTGCCAATGCCGAGAAACTGCGTAAGGCCCTCGAGCCGTATGTCTCGGCCGGCCGCAAGCGGGCGAAGTCGGGGCGGGCCTACCGGCAGACGGAGGTCGCCCCCGACCCCGCTGCCGTCCGCGCCTGGGCGCAGTCGAACAAGATGGAGGTCCCGGCCCGCGGCCGCATCCCCAAGAAGGTCTACGAGGCGTTCAGCGCCGCGCAGTGACGCGCCGAGGCCCCTCAGGGTCCGTCACCGGGCCCTGAGGACCGCCGACTTGAGCCCCGCGGGGCCCGGACTTGCGCTACCCCCCTGACGATCAGCTAATGTCTGGAGCACGCCGAGGGGCGACGCCGGAAGGCCGAGACCCACGGAGTACATGCGGGTGTAGTTCAGTAGCAGAACATCCCCCTTCCAGGGGGAAGGCGCAGTGTGCAATTCCTGTCACCCGCTCTGCATCGCCGTCATGACCACAGTTGTGGATCAGGTAGGCTGGTGCTCGCACCGATCGGTGAAAGCCGGTCGGGGGCAATGCGGACGTAGCTCAGTTGGTAGAGCGCAACCTTGCCAAGGTTGAGGTCGCGAGTTCGAGCCTCGTCGTCCGCTCCAGAAGAAGACCCCGGTCCATTGGATCGGGGTCTTCTCGTTGGTACGGACCGCACGGGAGACCTGAGCGATGTGAAGGCCGCCACATCACCACCGGGCCCACCCCCCTCCCCCGGCCCTCAACTCCCTTCGCGCGCAAGGAAACCCGCACCGGCACAGCCCGGTGCCGGGGACCGGAACACCACGGTGTGGCTCAGCCGGGTTCCAGGTTGGGTATAGTTGCTCTCGCGCACAGCGCACTGCGGACGTAGCTCAGTTGGTAGAGCGCAACCTTGCCAAGGTTGAGGTCGCGAGTTCGAGCCTCGTCGTCCGCTCCGTACAGAAGGCCCCCGGTTCTCACCGGGGGCCTTCTGCGTTGCCCCCGGCCGGCGCCGGGGGCTCGCGTGCTACGACCAGGCCATGCCGGTCAGGCGCTCGTACGCCTCGACGTACTTCGCCCGGGTCGCGTCCACCACGTGCTGCGGCAGCGCCGGCGGGGGCTGCTCGCTGCGACGGTCCCAGCCGGACTCGGCCGAGGTCAGCCAGTCCCGCACGAACTGCTTGTCGTACGACGCCTGCGCGCGGCCCGGCTGCCACTGGTCGGCCGGCCAGAAGCGGGAGGAGTCCGGGGTGAGGACCTCGTCGGCGAGGACGAGGGTGTCTCCGTCGAAGCCGAACTCGAACTTGGTGTCCGCCAGGATGATCCCGCGGTCCCGGGCGATGTCCCGGGCGCGGCCGTAGACGGCGAGGGTGGCCTGGCGCAGCTGGGCGGCGGTCTCCGCGCCGACCTGGCGGGCGACCTCCTCGTACGACACGTTCTCGTCGTGCTCGCCGACCTCGGCCTTGGTCGCCGGGGTGAAGATCGGGCCGGGCAGCTCGGAGCCGTCGGCGAGGCCCTCGGGGAGCGCGAGGCCGCAGACCGTACGGGACTGCTCGTACTCGGCGAGGCCCGAGCCGGTGAGGTAGCCGCGGGCCACGCACTCGACCGGGACCATCCGCAGGGACTTGCAGACCAGGGTGCGGCCCGCCCAGTCGGCCGGGGCGCCCTCGGGGAGTTCGGTGCCGATCACATGGTTGGGGGCCAGATCGCGCAGCTGGTCGAACCACCAAAGGGAGAGCTGGGTGAGGACGCGGCCCTTGTCCGGGATCTCGGTCGGCAGCACCCAGTCATAGGCCGACATGCGGTCGCTGGCGACCATCACGAGGTCACCGGCCTCGTTCTGGTACAGGTCGCGCACCTTGCCGGTGTGCAGGTGCACCAGGCCCGGAACCTGGATCGGCTCGGGCTTTTCTACAAATCCGGACACGGTTCCTCCCCGTGGTTCTGTCTAATGGCTCGATTGTCCCGTATGGGAACGGGTGCCAGGACATCGGGGTCAGTCGCGCTTGCAGATGCGGTCCAGGAGGTTGGCGGTCGCCCGCTGGATACGGCTGTCCACGTGGCCGGGCCGGTCCAGGGCCGGCGACCAGGCGAACGTACCCGCCGCGAAGACCAGGGCGCCGGACGGGGACCGGTACAGCGACGTCTCCTGGTGGCGCAGGACGCCCTCGCTGTCGGTGTAGGGGGAGTGGGCGAGCAGGATGCGCTCCTCGTGCTCGGGGAGCGCGGTGCGCGGGAAGTAGCGGTCGGCTTCGCCCGCCACCATGCCCGCCAGCTCGTCGCCCTCGCCCGCGCCGGTCGCCTCCCACAGCCAGTGGTCCGCGTTGCGCACGATCAGCGGCCAGGGTTCGGGGACGCGCCCCTGGTACTGGATGCCGACCAGCTGCTGCTCGGGCCGGTCGATCTCCCGCCAGAGCGCGGGCCGGCCGGGCCCCCTGCGCTTGCGGCAGGTGAGCAGTCGGTCCGGGACGCCGGACGGGGCCGGGCTCAACTCCACTTGCCAGTACATGGTGTTGGAGGAGAGGAAGACCAGCGAGGTGCCGCTGTCGCGGGCGAGCTCCACGGTGCGGCGCATCGGCGCCGACCAGTACTCGTCGTGGCCGGGGAAGACCAGGCCGCGGTAGCGGGTGGGGTCGACGCGGCCGGCGTGCAGGTCGCGGGCGTCGGCGTAGGCGAGGTCGTAGCCGTAGCGCTCGGCCCAGCGGATGAAGTCGTAGGCGTGGCCGACGTGCAGGGGCAGGCCGGCGCCCGCGTAGGGGCGGTCGAAGGAGACCGTCGTCGCGGCGTCGGCCTCGCCCAGCAGCCGGCCCCGTTCGTCCCACGCGTGGTAGAGGCTGGCGCCGGTGCGGCCGTCCTCCGGGTAGAGGTTGTAGGCCTGCCACGTGATGTCGGGCAGCAGCAGGAGCAGGTCGGCCGGGTGGTTGTCGCGGATCGTGAACGGCACGTGGGAGCGGTAGCCGTCGGCGGTGGTCAGCACGGCGACGTACGCGCCGATGCTCCAGAACGACGGGATCTGGAGCCGCCAGGACAGCCACCAGTGGTGGCAGGAGACCGTGCGGTCGGCGGCCAGCGGCGGGGGTTGCACGATGCCGGACAGCCGCGGGCTGGTGGTGATCTTGGCGGCGCCGTCCCCGCCGTAGTGGCCGATCCGGTAGACGTCCACGCTGAACTGCTGGGGCGGGTCGACGGTGATGTGGAAGTCGACGGCCTCACCGGGCGCGACGGCACCGGTCGAGGTGAAGCCCTTGATCTGGCGGTGGACGTCGTCGGCGGACCGGGGGCCGCAGGAGGCGCGGGGCGCCGGGATGCGGGGGGCCTCCCGGGTGTGCCCGGGCAAAGTGGCCTCCATGTACCAGGGCACGACATGGCCGGTGTCGTCGAAGTACGTCTCGCTTCCGCGCAGCCAGGGGACCGGTCCCTGGCCGAAGGGGTCCGTGACGGCGTGCGCGAGTGCTCCCGACTCCCAGCGGCGGATCTGCTGCTCGGATCCCATGGTTGGTCGCTCCCCTCCCTCGCCCCCGTGGCTGCCGTGATCCCTCGCCCGCTCCTCGCTCTCGCCGATTCCTCGCGGTGGGTGCCGCAGGCCTGTCCCCGGGCGGGATCGGTCCCAGCACATCACATAACGCACGCACTTGGTCACTACTCGTTGCGAATTGGGTTGAAGTGGAAGAGCGCGCTCCGCTAGCGAGTCCGTACGGTGCTCCGCTAGCGGGTCCGTGCGGTACGGCGGCTGGCCCCGGTCCGGAGTCAGACGAGCCGGACCGGCTTCTCGGGGCGTATCCCCGACGCGACCAGCCAGTCCCTGAGGGGAGCCGGGTCGCCTTCCTCAGTCAGGCTGAGCACCTTCGCGGTCAGGTCGGCGGCGCGGCGGCCGTTGAGGAGCAGGGACGGGCCGTCGAGCCAGTCGAGGCCGGGAGCGCCTCCGGCGGTGTCCACCGCGGCGCAGCAGACCATGGCCGTGATGTGGTCGGCGAGGAGTTCGCGGGCGGAGCGGGGCGGCTGGAGCGGGAAGAGCGGGAGCGCGCCGTCGCCCCACAGCACCGTCTCGGGGCTCTGCCCCGCGGTGGCCTGCGGCTGTACGGCGGTGCCGGCGGCCTCCTCGCGGGCGAGCTCGGCGCTGAGCCGGGCGGCGAGGAGGACGCTCCGCTCGTTGCCGAGGCCGGCCTCCGCATCGTCGTCGGCATCTGAGGGGTCGTCGGCATCTGAGAGAGGGAGGAGTGGGGCCTGTTCCCGGTCCTGGCCGGGCTCGGTCGCCAGGTGGTCCAGGACGCGGGCGAGGGTGGGGCCGCCGGGGCCGGGCGCGGTGGGGTCGGGGGTGGCGGGGCGGACGCCCAGGGAGTCCAGGACGCGGTGGAGGCGGGCCGCGTCGGTGCGCCACTTGCGGTCCACGACCTCGTCCGCGTACTCCTGCCAGCCCACCGGGGACCAGTCGGGCCCCTGCTCGGCGGGGCCGCCGTGGAAGAGGCGGGCGGCGAGCAGCGAGGTGGCCTCGTCCACCGTGCCGGGCTCCTCCAGCAGGTCGCAGGCGGGGCGCTCGCCCAGGCGGGAGGCGAAGCCCTCGGCCAGCCGGTCGCGCCGGGACAGCTCGGTCAGCGCCGCGACGACGCCCGCGTCCAGCCGGGAGGGCCAGCGGCCCATCCGCCAGGCGGGCAGCGCGACCCGGGTCAGCAGCCGGTCCCAGCCGGCGTACGCGAGCCCGACCTGTTCCTGGGCGACGATCCGCAGCCCGTAGTCGACGTCCTGCGCGCGCTCGGCGGCCGCGGCCGCCACCCCCCGCTCCATCTCGGTGGCGTGTCCCCGGCAGCCGCGCAGCATGAGCCGGACCACCCAGCCGACGCCCGCGAGCACGGTGCGGGCGATCGGGCCGCGCCCGGGGGCCGAGGTCACCGCCACCGCCGCGTCCAGTCCCCGCAGGAAGCGGCGGGCGGCGGCTATGTCCGGGTGGGCCGAGGGGCCCGTGCCGGCGATGACCGGGGCGAGGACGGCGCGGAGTTCGCCGACGCGCATCCACCACAGGAACGGCGAGCCGATGACGAGGACGGGTGCGGCGGCCGCACGGCGCCGGGGGTGGCTCCCGGGGGCCGTCAGTTCGTCGCGGTCGCGCGCCGGGGGCGGGCCGTGCGCGGGATGGGTGCGGTCCTCCAGCCAGCTGTCGCAGTCCGGGGTGAGCGCTATGGCGGAGGGGGCCGGGACGTCGAGGCGGTCGGCGAGGTCGCGCACCAGCCGGTACAGGTCCGGGGCGGACTTCTCGGGGACCGGGACCGTCGGGCTCATGGCGGGGCGGGCGCGGGCGACGACCAGGGCGATGCCCGCGGCGGCGGGCAGCACCACCAGGGCGAGGACGCCCACGGTCCAGCGGGCGGTGTCCCAGCCGCTCCCGACGAGGTGGCCGGTGGAGCCGCCGACGAGCAGGACCACGGCGACGGCCGCGGGCAGCAGCGCGACGGCCAGCGCCCGGCCGCGGACACGCAGCACGGCGAGCGCTCTGGAGCGCGCGGCCTGCGCGCCCGCTTCCACACCCATACCGGTCACGACCGGACGTCACCCCCTCGCTGTCCTGGCGCTCTCCTGGCGTTGCTCACTCCCCCACTGTGGCACCGGGGACTGACATCGCAATGCCGGTGGGCCAAGTGCCGGAACGCTTGCGCCGCACCATAGTTGGGGCCTCGGCCCCCGTCAGCCGGTTAGGGCATCGGTCACTCGATGGAATGGCTTTGGTCATAGGTGGGCGACAGACAGCAATGATCAGGCCCCGGATTTCTCCGGGGCCTGATACCTGCTGTGCCACGAGGGGCGCATGGGGCGCAGAGCCCATGCCAGGGGGCGTGAGCCGAGGGCGCGTCACACGCCGGCGGCCGCCTTCGCCGCGATGTCCGTACGGTGCTGGGAGCCGTCGAGCCCGATGCGGCCGAGGGCGCCGTACGCGCGCTCGCGGGCCTCGGCCAGGTCGGCCCCGGTCGCGGTGACGGACAGCACACGGCCGCCCGCGCTGACGACCTCGTCGCCGTCGCGCCTGGTCCCGGCGTGCAGGACGTACGCGTGCGGGGCGTCCTTGGCGGCCACCTCGTCGAGGCCGGTGATCGGGTCGCCGGTGCGCGGGGTGGCGGGGTAGTTGTGCGAGGCGACGACCACGGTGACCGCGGCGTCGTCGCTCCAGCGCAGCGGCTCCAGGTCGGCGAGGGTGCCGGTGGCTGCGGCGTGCAGGACGCCACCGAGCGGGGTCTTCAGCCGGGCCAGGACCACCTGGGTCTCGGGGTCGCCGAAGCGGGCGTTGAACTCGATGACCCGCACACCGCGCGAGGTGATCGCGAGGCCCGCGTAGAGCAGCCCGGAGAAGGAGGTGCCGCGGCGGCGCATCTCGTCGACGGTCGGCTGGAGAACGGTCCGCACGACCTCGTCCACCAGCTCCGGGTCGGCCCAGGGCAGCGGGGAGTACGCGCCCATGCCGCCGGTGTTGGGGCCCTCGTCGCCGTCGAGCGCGCGCTTGAAGTCCTGGGCGGGCTGGAGCGGGACGACGGTCGTGCCGTCGGTGATCGCGAAGAGGGAGACCTCGGGGCCGTCGAGGAACTCCTCGATGACCACACGGTCGCAGGCGGCGGCGTGCGCCTTGGCGGCCTCGACGTCATCGGTGACCACGACGCCCTTGCCGGCGGCGAGGCCGTCGTCCTTGACGACGTACGGGGCGCCGAAGGCGTCGAGGGCCGTGGCGACCTCCTCGGCGGTCGTGCAGACGTACGAGCGGGCGGTGGGCACCTCGGCCACCGCCATCACGTCCTTGGCGAAGGCTTTGGACCCTTCGAGCTGCGCGGCCTCCTGGGAGGGGCCGAAGACCGGGATGCCCGCCTCGCGCACGGCGTCGGCGACCCCGGCGACCAGGGGGGCCTCCGGGCCGACGACGACGAGGTCGGCGCCGAGCTCCAGGGCCAGCGCGGTGACCGCCGCGCCGTCCAGGGCGTCGACCTGGTGCAGCTCGGCGACCTCGGCGATGCCGGCGTTGCCGGGGGCGCAGTACAGCGCGGTGACGTCGGGATCGTGGGACAGGGAGCGGCACAGGGCGTGTTCGCGGGCGCCGCTACCGATGACGAGGACCTTCACGGGCCCAGCCTATCGGGCCGGGGGCACCGCTCCTTGTGCGGGCTTCCGAGAGAGCGGGGTCCGGGTGTTCGTAGGTTCCTCCGAGCGGGGCCGGCATGGGGGTGCCCTCGCGGGTGGCCGTGGCCCGCCGCCGGGGGCGTGCGCGCGCTACTCGTTGGAGAACTCGTCCAGCACGGTGGCCCCCAGCTCCCGCACGATCAGGTCGTGACCGGAGAGGGCCGACTCGTCGAGATCGGGGTCGTCGTCCGCGGGGATGTCGTCCTCGATGGAGACCGGGGGCCGCTCGGGGGCGGGCGCCGGCTGGGGTGCCGGGGCCGCGCTCCGGGCGGACGGCCGGGACTGGGGAGCGGACGAGGCCGAGGAGGAGGGAGCCGGGCTCGGGGCGGGCGCGGGGGCCGAGGCGCCGTACCCACCGGCTCCGCCGCCACCGTGCTGAGCGGTGCCGCCGCCGTGACCGCCACCGCCGAAGCCGGAGCTGCCGCCTGAGGGCGCCGGTGCCGAGCCGCCGGACGGGTCGACGACGGCGTCGATCTTCCACTGCACGTTGAACTGCTCGGCCAGCGCCTGGCGCAGCACGTCCTCGCTGCCGCTGCTCGTGAAGTTGTCGCGGGCGCCGGCGTTGACGAAGCCGATCTGGAGCGTGGTGCCGTCGAAGCCGGTGACCTGGGCGTTCTGGCTGAGCAGGATCCAGGTGAAGCGGCGGCGGTTCTTGACCGACTCCAGGATGTTCGGCCAGAGCATCCGCGGGTCCAGGGAGCCCGGAGGCGGGGCCGCCGCGGGGGCGGAGGCCGCAGGCGTGGGTGCGGAGGCGGGGGTGGACGCGGGCGCGGGCGCCTGCGGCGGGGCGGCCGAAGGCTGCTGACCGCTGCCCGCGGCGGCCGCCGTGGGCCAGCCGCCCGGCCGACGGCCACCGCCCGCGGAGGCGGCGGTGGGCCAGGCACCGGGAGCGGGAGCCTGCGGAGCGGCCGGGGCCGGAGGGGTCGGGGCGGCGGGGGCGGGCGGAGCCGCGGGGGGCGCCTGTTCACCGCCGGGAGCCGCCGCCCCGGAGTCGGCAGCCGGAGCCGGTGAAGGAGCCGGTGAAGGGGTCGCGGTGGGGGCCGGGGTCGGGGCAGCACCAGGCGCCGCCGACCCGCGCACGGCCGCCCGGGCCGCAGCAGGGCCGCCACCGGGCGGAACCGGGGCGACCGGCGCGACCGGCGCGCCGCCGGGCAGACCGGCGCCCGGGTGCGCTTCGGGACCGGGCACGTACCCGGCGGCAGGCGCCGTACCGCCGCCCGAGAAGTTGACGCCGCGCTCCAGACGGTCGAGGCGGGCCATCACCGAGCGCTCGTCGCCGTAGGCGGCGGGCAGCATCACGCGCGCGCAGATGAGTTCGAGCTGGAGTCGGGGCGAGTTGGCACCGCGCATCTCGGTCAGACCCGCGTTGACGAGGTCGGCGGCACGGCTGAGTTCGGCGGCGCCGAAGATGCCGGCCTGGGCCTGCATGCGCTCCAGGACGTCGGCGGGTGCGTCGATGAGCCCCTTCTGGGCGGCGTCCGGCACCGCGGCGAGGATCACCAGGTCCCGCAGCCGCTCCAGCAGGTCGGCGACGAAGCGGCGGGGGTCGTTGCCGCCCTCGATCACGCGGTCCACGACCTCGAAGGCGGCGGCGCCGTCACCGGTGGCGAAGGCCTCGACGACGGAGTCGAGGAGCGAGCCCTCGGTGTAGCCGAGCAGGGACGTGGCCATGGTGTACGTCACACCGTCCGCCCCGGCGCCGGCGAGCAGCTGGTCCATGACGGACATGGAGTCACGCACGGAACCGGCACCGGCACGCACGACGAGCGGCAGCACGCCGTCGTCGACGGGGATGTCCTCCTTCGCGCAGACCTCGCCGAGGTAGTCGCGCAGGGTCCCCGGCGGCACGAGCCGGAAGGGGTAGTGGTGGGTCCGCGACCGGATCGTCCCGATGACCTTCTCGGGCTCAGTGGTGGCGAAGATGAACTTCAGGTGCTCCGGCGGCTCCTCGACCACCTTGAGCAGCGCGTTGAAGCCCGCCGACGTGACCATGTGGGCCTCGTCGATGATGTAGATCTTGTAGCGGCTGCCCGCGGGGCCGAAGAATGCCTTCTCGCGCAGCTCGCGCGCGTCGTCCACACCACCGTGCGAGGCGGCGTCGATCTCGATGACGTCGATGGAGCCGGGGCCGTTCCGTGCCAGGTCCTGGCACGACTGGCACTCGCCGCAGGGCGTGGGCGTGGGACCCTGCTCACAGTTCAGGCAGCGGGCCAGGATGCGCGCGCTGGTCGTCTTTCCGCAGCCGCGCGGACCACTGAACAGGTACGCGTGATTGACCCGGTTGTTCCGCAGCGCCTGCTGCAGCGGGTCGGTCACATGCTCCTGCCCGATGACCTCCGCAAAGGTCTCCGGGCGATAGCGGCGGTACAGCGCGAGAGACGACACGCATACGAGGTTATAGGCGACCACCGACAACCGGTTCCGTCCGCCTACGCAAACGCCCCCCACGCACCTGCCAGAGCCGACCTACCCTTGCTGCCTTCCGGCCCTGGGGGAGTTCAGTCAGATAGCACCGCGTGGGGGGCTGCGGGAAAGACTACCCGATCCGGACCTCCGGGAGGTACTTCGTCCGGACCCGCGAGGAGAGCCCGTCCGAGCCCGCGGGAACGAGGTTCGCGAGCACTCCCCGCGGTCATGTAATGTTTGCGGCGGAGGATTCGCCTAGAGGCCTAGGGCGCACGCTTGGAAAGCGTGTTGGGGGCAACCCCTCACGAGTTCGAATCTCGTATCCTCCGCCAGTGCCTCACCGGGCACGAAGTCGAAGGGCCCCGCTGCTTGCAGTGGGGCCCTTCGACGTTGTCCGGCGACGTTGTCCGGCTCAGGGCCCGGTTCAGGAGAGCCAGTCCCGGTAGTGAGTAGGGGCGATCAGGGCGTCTCCCTTGGCGATGAGGGCGTCGCCCGGGACGGCGGCGAAGATTCCGGCGGTGTCGTCGGTGACGACGGTGCGGCCGTCGGGGCGGGCGGCCAGGGTGATGCGGCCGAGTTCGTCGAGGGGGAAGACGTCGGGTCCGGCGATGTCGCGCGTGGCGTTCAGAGGAGGGGCCGCGGCGACCTCGGTGACGGCGTCGGAGACGTCCTGCGCGGCGATCGGCTGGAGCGGGGTCGGGGGCAGGCGGACGGTGTCGCCCTCGGTGGTCCAGGACATGACCGGTTCGACGAACTCCATGAACTGGGTGGCGCGGACGATCGAGTACGGGAGCGGCCCGCCCTTGAGGATGTCCTCCTGGAGCGTCTTGGCCCGGTAGTAGACCAGCTCGGGCACCTCGTCCGTACCGACGATCGACAGGATGGCGACGTGCCCGACGCCTCCTTCGGCAGCGGCGGCCAGGAGGTTGTCCATCGAGGTCCGGAAGAACTCCACGGAGGCGTCGTCGAAGGTCGGGGAGTTCGTCAGGTTGACGACGACGTCGGCGCCGTCGACCGCCTCCTGAAGGCCCTCGCCGGTGATGACGTCCACACCGGTGGACAGCGAGTGCGGTACGGCGTCGTGTCCGGCCGCCCTGAGCTTCTCCACGACCTGTGAACCGATGAGGCCGGTACCGCCGAGCAC includes the following:
- a CDS encoding DNA polymerase III subunit gamma and tau, which translates into the protein MSSLALYRRYRPETFAEVIGQEHVTDPLQQALRNNRVNHAYLFSGPRGCGKTTSARILARCLNCEQGPTPTPCGECQSCQDLARNGPGSIDVIEIDAASHGGVDDARELREKAFFGPAGSRYKIYIIDEAHMVTSAGFNALLKVVEEPPEHLKFIFATTEPEKVIGTIRSRTHHYPFRLVPPGTLRDYLGEVCAKEDIPVDDGVLPLVVRAGAGSVRDSMSVMDQLLAGAGADGVTYTMATSLLGYTEGSLLDSVVEAFATGDGAAAFEVVDRVIEGGNDPRRFVADLLERLRDLVILAAVPDAAQKGLIDAPADVLERMQAQAGIFGAAELSRAADLVNAGLTEMRGANSPRLQLELICARVMLPAAYGDERSVMARLDRLERGVNFSGGGTAPAAGYVPGPEAHPGAGLPGGAPVAPVAPVPPGGGPAAARAAVRGSAAPGAAPTPAPTATPSPAPSPAPAADSGAAAPGGEQAPPAAPPAPAAPTPPAPAAPQAPAPGAWPTAASAGGGRRPGGWPTAAAAGSGQQPSAAPPQAPAPASTPASAPTPAASAPAAAPPPGSLDPRMLWPNILESVKNRRRFTWILLSQNAQVTGFDGTTLQIGFVNAGARDNFTSSGSEDVLRQALAEQFNVQWKIDAVVDPSGGSAPAPSGGSSGFGGGGHGGGTAQHGGGGAGGYGASAPAPAPSPAPSSSASSAPQSRPSARSAAPAPQPAPAPERPPVSIEDDIPADDDPDLDESALSGHDLIVRELGATVLDEFSNE
- the purQ gene encoding phosphoribosylformylglycinamidine synthase subunit PurQ translates to MTARIGVVTFPGSLDDRDTQRAIRLAGAEPVALWHKDKDLKQVDAVVLPGGFSYGDYLRAGAISRFSPVMETVIEQAKAGLPVLGICNGFQVLTEAHLLPGGMLGNNHLHFICRDQKMRVENAETAWTGDYRQGQEIHIPLKNMDGRYVADAYTLDKLEAEGRVVFRYLDFNPNGSLNDIAGITNEAGNVVGLMPHPEHAVEPLIGTGRTDGLPFFTSILKKLVNA
- a CDS encoding SDR family oxidoreductase, giving the protein MKIAVLGGTGLIGSQVVEKLRAAGHDAVPHSLSTGVDVITGEGLQEAVDGADVVVNLTNSPTFDDASVEFFRTSMDNLLAAAAEGGVGHVAILSIVGTDEVPELVYYRAKTLQEDILKGGPLPYSIVRATQFMEFVEPVMSWTTEGDTVRLPPTPLQPIAAQDVSDAVTEVAAAPPLNATRDIAGPDVFPLDELGRITLAARPDGRTVVTDDTAGIFAAVPGDALIAKGDALIAPTHYRDWLS
- a CDS encoding Lsr2 family protein, encoding MAQKVVVTLFDDIDGSEAAETIAFGLDGKSYEIDLNPANAEKLRKALEPYVSAGRKRAKSGRAYRQTEVAPDPAAVRAWAQSNKMEVPARGRIPKKVYEAFSAAQ
- the purD gene encoding phosphoribosylamine--glycine ligase, with the protein product MKVLVIGSGAREHALCRSLSHDPDVTALYCAPGNAGIAEVAELHQVDALDGAAVTALALELGADLVVVGPEAPLVAGVADAVREAGIPVFGPSQEAAQLEGSKAFAKDVMAVAEVPTARSYVCTTAEEVATALDAFGAPYVVKDDGLAAGKGVVVTDDVEAAKAHAAACDRVVIEEFLDGPEVSLFAITDGTTVVPLQPAQDFKRALDGDEGPNTGGMGAYSPLPWADPELVDEVVRTVLQPTVDEMRRRGTSFSGLLYAGLAITSRGVRVIEFNARFGDPETQVVLARLKTPLGGVLHAAATGTLADLEPLRWSDDAAVTVVVASHNYPATPRTGDPITGLDEVAAKDAPHAYVLHAGTRRDGDEVVSAGGRVLSVTATGADLAEARERAYGALGRIGLDGSQHRTDIAAKAAAGV
- a CDS encoding phosphoribosylaminoimidazolesuccinocarboxamide synthase translates to MSGFVEKPEPIQVPGLVHLHTGKVRDLYQNEAGDLVMVASDRMSAYDWVLPTEIPDKGRVLTQLSLWWFDQLRDLAPNHVIGTELPEGAPADWAGRTLVCKSLRMVPVECVARGYLTGSGLAEYEQSRTVCGLALPEGLADGSELPGPIFTPATKAEVGEHDENVSYEEVARQVGAETAAQLRQATLAVYGRARDIARDRGIILADTKFEFGFDGDTLVLADEVLTPDSSRFWPADQWQPGRAQASYDKQFVRDWLTSAESGWDRRSEQPPPALPQHVVDATRAKYVEAYERLTGMAWS
- a CDS encoding N,N-dimethylformamidase beta subunit family domain-containing protein — protein: MGSEQQIRRWESGALAHAVTDPFGQGPVPWLRGSETYFDDTGHVVPWYMEATLPGHTREAPRIPAPRASCGPRSADDVHRQIKGFTSTGAVAPGEAVDFHITVDPPQQFSVDVYRIGHYGGDGAAKITTSPRLSGIVQPPPLAADRTVSCHHWWLSWRLQIPSFWSIGAYVAVLTTADGYRSHVPFTIRDNHPADLLLLLPDITWQAYNLYPEDGRTGASLYHAWDERGRLLGEADAATTVSFDRPYAGAGLPLHVGHAYDFIRWAERYGYDLAYADARDLHAGRVDPTRYRGLVFPGHDEYWSAPMRRTVELARDSGTSLVFLSSNTMYWQVELSPAPSGVPDRLLTCRKRRGPGRPALWREIDRPEQQLVGIQYQGRVPEPWPLIVRNADHWLWEATGAGEGDELAGMVAGEADRYFPRTALPEHEERILLAHSPYTDSEGVLRHQETSLYRSPSGALVFAAGTFAWSPALDRPGHVDSRIQRATANLLDRICKRD
- the purS gene encoding phosphoribosylformylglycinamidine synthase subunit PurS; the protein is MARVVVDVMLKPEILDPQGQAVQRALPRLGFEGISDVRQGKRFELEVDGPVDEAALARIRELAESFLANTVIEDFTVKVEEVAEAAK